A DNA window from uncultured Methanoregula sp. contains the following coding sequences:
- a CDS encoding AAA family ATPase, whose translation MPAHPFTIALSGKGGTGKTTVSSLLVRSFIDLGDAPVLAVDADPNANLHEALGVSVHETLGSMREEAFSRNIPPGMNRHDYVRYRFRQSLVEAKGFDLVAMGRPEGSGCYCFANDLLSECMLQLEREYRFIIIDTEAGMEHIARGTIGKPDLLLIVSDPGARGLRTIARIREIATQLGLEKEKIHVVFNQYKTASAPIDIGEESPLAVIPEDPAVESADLAATPVSLIPPDSPARVAVRNLAETIRTMALAKKE comes from the coding sequence ATGCCCGCCCACCCGTTCACGATAGCCCTCTCCGGCAAAGGAGGCACCGGCAAGACAACGGTCAGCTCGCTCCTTGTCCGCTCCTTCATCGACCTTGGCGACGCCCCGGTCCTTGCCGTGGATGCCGACCCGAATGCCAACCTGCACGAAGCGCTCGGCGTTTCCGTACACGAGACCCTCGGGAGCATGCGGGAGGAGGCCTTTTCCCGGAATATCCCGCCGGGCATGAACCGGCACGACTATGTCCGGTACCGCTTCCGGCAGTCGCTTGTCGAGGCAAAAGGCTTCGATCTCGTAGCCATGGGCCGGCCCGAGGGGAGCGGGTGCTACTGCTTTGCCAACGATCTCCTGTCGGAATGCATGCTCCAGCTCGAGCGCGAGTACCGTTTCATCATTATCGACACCGAAGCCGGGATGGAGCATATTGCCCGGGGCACCATCGGAAAACCCGACCTGCTCCTCATCGTCAGCGACCCCGGGGCCCGGGGCCTGCGGACGATCGCCCGGATCCGGGAGATCGCAACCCAGCTCGGACTTGAAAAAGAGAAGATCCATGTGGTCTTCAACCAGTACAAGACCGCATCGGCACCGATCGATATCGGGGAGGAGTCCCCACTCGCTGTCATCCCGGAGGATCCGGCGGTCGAGAGCGCGGACCTGGCAGCAACCCCGGTATCCCTGATCCCGCCCGACAGCCCGGCCCGGGTTGCCGTGCGGAACCTGGCAGAGACGATCCGGACAATGGCCCTGGCAAAAAAGGAATGA